A genomic stretch from Juglans microcarpa x Juglans regia isolate MS1-56 chromosome 3S, Jm3101_v1.0, whole genome shotgun sequence includes:
- the LOC121258480 gene encoding 60S ribosomal protein L30-like produces MVTAKKTKKTHESINNRLALVMKSGKYTLGYKTVLRSLRSSKGKLIILSNNCPPLRKSEIEYYAMLAKIGVHHYNGNNVDLGTACGKYFRVSCLSIVDPGDSDIIKSLPGDH; encoded by the exons ATGGTGACGGCGAAGAAGACG AAGAAGACCCATGAGAGCATCAACAACAGGCTTGCCCTCGTTATGAAGAGCGGCAAATATACTCTCGGTTACAAAACCGTCCTTCGCTCTCTCCGCAGCTCCAAAG GGAAGCTGATCATCCTCTCCAACAATTGCCCCCCGCTGCGCAAGTCCGAGATTGAATACTACGCGATGCTTGCTAAGATTGGCGTCCACCATTACAATGGAA ACAATGTTGATCTGGGAACTGCTTGTGGAAAGTATTTTCGTGTGTCGTGCCTTAGCATTGTTGATCCAG GTGATTCAGATATTATCAAGTCGCTACCTGGAGATCACTGA
- the LOC121257076 gene encoding uncharacterized protein LOC121257076, whose product MFDPTEAASSVIGDYIGTESCLDLEHNVDMLIALNSTGGESENKTASTHDRQDAYRKYSRGNRDWRLARENKEFPPPIPLLARTGNLHSHMPWVLRRHYTSDGRLILTEEKVRHHEYFQAHRANGRLTLQLVPLDDDDAWLNDINPFADDDQEDQPQSDISDHEEEEKAILDIDNNINNNGDTGGDVSRGEAGNHEFHEKEIVLHHHEDWRSSSAVINNEPTTTNGSSGMVSSVNGVKCLNYNNIVGSAGSSSPSSSSCIFGVPVTAISTVQS is encoded by the coding sequence ATGTTCGACCCCACAGAGGCGGCGTCCTCTGTAATTGGGGACTACATTGGCACCGAGAGCTGCCTTGATCTCGAACACAACGTCGATATGTTAATTGCATTGAACAGTACAGGGGGTGAGTCGGAGAACAAGACTGCGTCTACCCATGATCGTCAGGACGCTTATAGAAAATACAGCCGTGGCAACCGAGATTGGAGGCTGGCGAGGGAGAATAAAGAGTTCCCACCGCCGATACCATTGCTGGCTCGTACGGGGAATCTGCATTCTCACATGCCGTGGGTGCTGAGGAGACACTACACCAGTGACGGACGTCTGATTCTCACCGAGGAGAAGGTGAGGCACCACGAGTACTTCCAGGCACACAGGGCTAATGGGCGTCTCACGTTGCAGCTTGTGCCCTTGGACGACGACGACGCTTGGCTTAATGATATCAATCCGTTTGCTGATGATGATCAGGAAGATCAGCCACAGAGCGATATTTCTGAtcatgaggaagaagaaaaggccaTTCTTGATATTGACAACAACATTAACAATAATGGTGACACTGGTGGCGACGTGAGCCGCGGGGAGGCCGGGAATCATGAGTTTCATGAGAAGGAGATTGTTCTTCATCATCACGAGGATTGGAGGAGTAGCAGTGCTGTGATTAACAATGAACCGACGACGACAAATGGGAGTAGTGGAATGGTTAGTAGTGTTAACGGGGTAAAATGCTTGAACTACAACAATATTGTGGGATCTGCAGGGTCGTCGTCGCCGTCATCGTCGTCATGTATATTCGGGGTGCCAGTGACTGCAATCAGTACGGTTCAGAGCTAg
- the LOC121258866 gene encoding heavy metal-associated isoprenylated plant protein 24-like → MGVEGTLEYFSDLLSSVRKGKKKKKKQIQTVALKVRMDCEGCVQKVKKVVSGVKGVKSVEVDLKQQKVTATGYMEAKKVLEAAKSTKKKVELWPYVPYTLVAHPYVSQAYDKKAPPNMVRKIPNTATINETTIDDKYTILFSDENPNSCSIM, encoded by the exons ATGGGAGTTGAAGGCACTTTGGAATACTTTTCCGATCTGCTAAGCAGTGTCAGAAAgggcaagaagaagaagaagaagcaaatcCAAACAGTGGCGCTCAAAGTCAGGATGGACTGTGAAGGGTGTGTGCAGAAGGTCAAGAAAGTTGTCTCTGGTGTAAAAG GGGTAAAATCTGTGGAAGTGGACCTGAAACAGCAGAAGGTGACGGCGACGGGATATATGGAGGCAAAGAAGGTGTTGGAAGCAGCAAAGTCAACGAAGAAAAAGGTGGAGCTATGGCCatatgttccatacacacttgTGGCTCATCCATATGTATCTCAGGCTTACGACAAGAAGGCTCCTCCTAATATGGTCAGGAAGATTCCCAACACTGCCACCATTAACGAGACCACCATCGATGACAAGTACACCATTTTGTTCAGTGATGAGAACCCAAATTCCTGCTCCATCATGTAG